A genome region from Paenibacillus sp. J23TS9 includes the following:
- a CDS encoding methionine ABC transporter ATP-binding protein has protein sequence MIELKQVTKKYGKGAKTTEALSSLDLSVRKGEIFGVIGHSGAGKSTLIRCMNLLERPTSGEVWVDGVDLTKLSKQQLQSKRRGIGMIFQHFNLLSSATVYENIAFPLRLAHMDKEKLAAKVNDLLQLVGLEDHKDKYPAQLSGGQKQRVGIARALASDPQVLLCDEATSALDPQTTDSILRLLLDINQKFHLTIVLITHEMHVIQSICDRVAVIHQGGIVEQGAVTDVFLKPKHPVTREFILGQAGESAQLALDAPHDGSSRLCKLTFLGQKTYDSILSRTARETGVDFAILQGTISKIKDIPYGQLIVRLEGDPEQMEKTIQRVTAEGLDVEVLD, from the coding sequence TTGATAGAGTTGAAACAGGTAACAAAGAAATACGGCAAAGGCGCGAAAACGACTGAAGCTTTATCCAGCCTTGATCTGTCCGTTCGAAAAGGGGAAATTTTCGGTGTCATCGGTCATTCCGGTGCCGGTAAAAGCACACTGATCCGCTGTATGAATCTGCTTGAACGGCCGACTTCTGGCGAGGTTTGGGTGGATGGAGTGGATTTGACGAAGCTCAGCAAGCAGCAGCTGCAAAGCAAGCGCAGAGGAATCGGAATGATCTTCCAGCATTTTAACCTGTTGAGCTCAGCGACTGTGTACGAAAATATTGCTTTTCCGCTTCGGCTGGCTCATATGGATAAGGAAAAGCTTGCAGCAAAGGTGAATGATCTGCTGCAGCTCGTCGGGCTGGAAGACCACAAGGATAAATATCCGGCGCAGCTGTCCGGTGGACAAAAGCAGAGGGTTGGTATCGCCCGCGCGCTAGCCAGTGATCCACAGGTGCTGCTATGTGACGAAGCAACCTCTGCGCTGGATCCGCAAACAACAGATTCGATTCTGAGATTGCTGCTGGATATTAATCAAAAATTCCACCTGACCATTGTCCTCATTACACATGAAATGCATGTCATCCAGAGCATATGCGACCGGGTGGCTGTCATTCATCAAGGAGGCATCGTGGAGCAGGGAGCCGTAACGGACGTGTTCCTGAAGCCGAAGCATCCGGTTACCCGGGAATTTATCCTGGGACAGGCGGGGGAATCAGCGCAGCTTGCGCTGGATGCTCCGCATGACGGTTCATCCCGCCTCTGCAAGCTTACCTTTCTGGGGCAGAAAACATATGACTCGATTCTGTCCAGGACAGCAAGGGAGACAGGAGTGGACTTCGCTATTTTGCAGGGAACCATCTCGAAAATTAAGGATATTCCATATGGTCAGTTGATTGTCCGTCTGGAAGGGGACCCGGAACAAATGGAGAAGACAATCCAGAGGGTTACTGCGGAAGGCCTTGATGTGGAGGTGCTTGACTGA
- a CDS encoding thioredoxin family protein — protein MQKITSKAEFQVAIQSPRLTVAIFKADWCGDCKFMDPFMPDVETKFANDMTLVEVDVDKVEDVSQELNILGIPSFVAFSDGRELVRLVNKLRKSREEIEGFLQQALDVYRTIHKY, from the coding sequence ATGCAAAAAATTACTTCTAAAGCCGAATTTCAAGTTGCGATTCAATCTCCACGATTAACCGTCGCTATTTTCAAAGCCGATTGGTGCGGAGATTGTAAATTCATGGATCCATTCATGCCGGATGTCGAAACGAAATTCGCCAACGACATGACGCTTGTGGAAGTGGATGTGGACAAAGTTGAAGATGTCAGTCAAGAACTGAACATCCTTGGTATTCCGAGCTTTGTGGCTTTCTCCGACGGACGTGAGCTTGTGCGCCTTGTCAATAAGCTGCGCAAATCACGGGAGGAAATTGAAGGCTTCCTGCAGCAGGCATTGGACGTGTACAGAACGATTCATAAATATTAA
- a CDS encoding heme A synthase, with amino-acid sequence MNTKQLKWLSYLTFFVMFFATFGGTVVTKTDSGLGCGHEWPLCRGQFVPAHTIASLIEYSHRLVSGLAGLTSVAVVVAFWLFAKNRKDLRTYSVLTLIFVLVQALMGAMAVVYDQSSAVLALHFGFSLIAFASSLMLALGARKMDKDKHSTFREERSPVSLAFRNYVWIVTIYSYMVVYVGAYVSHTSSAGGCSGWPLCNGKLVPELTGSVAIAFVHRLAALLLFIAIIVLAYFAYKLHKGSRELWSLGTSAAVLCLLQVFSGAGIVFTLSKPELYIFAALLHNLLISSLFGVLCYLSVRVWQLGRESVEPLEASIK; translated from the coding sequence TTGAATACCAAACAATTGAAATGGCTCAGCTACCTGACCTTTTTTGTTATGTTTTTTGCGACTTTCGGCGGGACTGTCGTAACCAAAACGGACTCAGGTCTAGGCTGCGGCCATGAGTGGCCTTTGTGCCGGGGGCAATTTGTTCCCGCGCATACCATTGCTTCGTTAATTGAATATTCCCATCGTTTGGTCAGCGGTCTGGCAGGGTTAACTTCTGTAGCCGTTGTCGTGGCCTTCTGGCTATTCGCTAAAAACCGCAAGGATTTGCGAACGTACTCCGTTCTGACACTCATCTTTGTACTAGTACAAGCCCTTATGGGGGCAATGGCTGTTGTGTATGACCAATCCTCTGCGGTGCTTGCGCTGCATTTCGGTTTCTCCTTGATTGCTTTTGCCAGCTCTCTGATGCTGGCGCTTGGAGCCCGGAAAATGGATAAGGATAAGCACTCAACCTTCAGGGAGGAGCGTTCTCCGGTCAGTCTGGCTTTCCGGAACTATGTCTGGATAGTCACGATCTATTCGTATATGGTGGTGTATGTCGGGGCTTATGTAAGCCATACGAGCTCGGCGGGAGGCTGTTCAGGCTGGCCGCTATGCAACGGCAAGCTGGTACCGGAACTGACGGGCAGCGTAGCTATCGCATTCGTACACAGGCTGGCCGCACTGCTTTTGTTTATCGCGATCATTGTGTTGGCGTACTTTGCTTACAAACTGCATAAAGGCAGCCGTGAGCTTTGGAGCCTCGGAACTTCGGCGGCTGTTTTGTGCCTGCTGCAGGTATTCAGCGGCGCTGGAATTGTCTTTACACTGAGCAAGCCTGAATTGTATATCTTCGCGGCTCTGCTTCATAATTTGCTGATTTCTTCGTTGTTCGGCGTATTATGCTACTTGAGCGTACGCGTATGGCAGCTTGGAAGAGAGTCTGTTGAACCATTAGAAGCATCCATCAAGTAG
- a CDS encoding Cthe_2314 family HEPN domain-containing protein, with translation MLRTMLGEMPRQNNGLLEEAIETMFQTIQLLQREMEKNDDPSHDFRKLEIWTRGLVSSLDELEQSYYAACYFRKSVKAGFVDDMNIQEQSEYARYVYFYKNGFIRVFSILDKLGTVLNDMFDLHTSKVKAHYSYFTVLRQFDYLKSHQKLAEALIGIKNDYRSSLNVLRKRRNAEIHYMNAEMQDDLWQRHQGLHDKVELEDLDKHLDDLKQGLDMICKSLIAAYKYANELWAKKGMQV, from the coding sequence ATGCTGCGAACAATGCTTGGAGAAATGCCCCGTCAAAATAACGGGCTGCTTGAGGAAGCGATTGAAACGATGTTTCAAACGATCCAGCTGCTGCAAAGGGAGATGGAGAAAAACGATGATCCCAGTCATGATTTCCGCAAGCTGGAGATTTGGACGCGCGGCTTGGTCTCTTCACTGGATGAACTTGAACAAAGCTATTACGCAGCTTGCTATTTCCGCAAGTCGGTTAAAGCAGGATTCGTTGATGACATGAACATTCAAGAACAAAGTGAGTACGCCAGATACGTCTATTTTTATAAAAATGGTTTTATCCGCGTCTTTTCTATTCTGGATAAGCTTGGTACGGTTCTGAATGATATGTTTGATCTGCATACGTCAAAAGTAAAAGCGCATTATTCTTATTTTACGGTACTGAGACAGTTTGATTATCTCAAAAGTCATCAAAAGCTGGCCGAAGCACTCATCGGAATCAAAAATGACTACCGGAGCTCCCTGAATGTGCTGCGCAAGCGGCGCAATGCGGAGATCCACTATATGAATGCAGAAATGCAGGATGATTTGTGGCAGCGGCATCAGGGTTTGCATGATAAGGTTGAGCTGGAAGATCTGGATAAGCATCTGGATGATCTGAAACAAGGACTTGATATGATATGCAAATCTCTGATTGCCGCTTATAAGTATGCAAATGAGCTCTGGGCCAAAAAGGGCATGCAGGTATAA